GATTCTGCTGAAAGGCAAAATCAAACCAGCAGAAGCTCAGTTTATataagaagggggaaaaagcagCCAAGAGGGAGAAAGTAGTACTTGTCTACAGAGTTCTTTGTATAATGACTAACATTTATTCAAATCATAGAACCATGGGTcgggttgggttggaagggagcttaaagctcatccagttctacaccgtgccatgggcagggacaccttccactaccaCAGGTTGCTTCAGGCCCTGTCCAGACTGGCTTTGAACACTTAAAGTGCAACTAATCCCAGTCTTGATGTTGCTGCTCACAGTGAAGCAACAGCTCCTAACATCACCTGTTAAGTCTTTCCTCAGAGGATGAGCCTCTACCTCCCAACTTCTCCTCAAAAATCATCCCATCAGCAGAAGCTCCCTCAGGAAAAGAAGCTCTCCTGCAACTCATTTCTTTACAGCACCATCTCCATAGGTGGTGGACTGCCAAAGAGTTTATTTTCCATTAGAAAGGCTGGTAGAGAGGAAGAGTGGTAAAATGCAGCTGAACCAGtctgggagcagctttgggATCTGTAGTAATTCTTCCTAAGTTCACAGCAAGTCACCAAAATGGCAAAAAACACTTTGCCCAAAACATGGCTCACAGACAACATCAGTCTGAGCAAAACGTATCCAGAGGCTTCTCAGATTTTCTGGGAAAGACTCAAGAAGCTCTGGTTTGAACACAGAATACACCTTGAAACCGTGGAGATCCATCAGCTCTAAATAACCTGCACATCAAACCACGGAGAAAGCCAAACTGACTGAGGGAACTGGTTTCCCAAAACACCCAACCTGCCACAACAAGCACACTGGGATGACAGGCAGCTGTATTTTAAGACCTTAATTGAGGTGGAGAAAGTGCAAAATAAAAGCTAGTGACATCCCAAAAAAACAAGGAGAAGTTCAGGTTCCttgctcaaaatattttttggcattttcagTACTTTTCAATGTTAACTGTAGCAATGAAAccacacctgtgagcctggaacacacacacaccccactcCACCTCAATGCAGTGTCATGCAAAGGCATTCATTTGcaagaactggaagaaaaatgacaaTTCAAGCCTctgctattattttaaaagacactGACACAGCAAGTGCCTTCACTGATTCCTCATCACTCCTGAGGAAAGTGACAGCACATCAAAGCTTTCAGTCCTtgtgctggaaaacagaaaattctaaatattttatacatttcaaagcaaatttcACAGATATCCCATCATTTTCCTGGGGAAGACACGCGGGAGTTACATTCTTTTAGCAGTGCTTTCCTGGATGAGAGCACCAAAGAAACACAACTCTGCCACTAGCATCAAAGAAAAGTGTCAAGGACTATTTCTCCTCATCCCTCATTCGGGAGAGTACTCCCTCAGCCTCTTCCCCACAGACAGGAGTGGCTGCATACACTTACAACTCCGAGTTGAAAAAGCTACTAACACGAAACACGGAGGTGTGAGCACCTGTCACACCACACCAGCATCGGCCAGACAAGCTCCACACCCTTCTGGGTGCAACCTTAAATTCTGTTAAAGgtaaaaacaaaacttcaaaacTCCACTCTGTAGGGGATGGGTGAAGCTCAGTAGGCTACTTCTTTTTCGCTTAAGAACGCACAGAGAGGTTCTCTTATGTTGAGCATAAAACGTGTCTAAACATAAAAGGtgtcaggaggaggaaaatagcacagctctgcctgttcTGGTTCAGGCTTTAGCAAATATCTCACACACAGGCACATActactgaaaatatatttagtgTAGGTTCTTTTCGTTCAAAGGGTTTACTCTATAAAGATTATTTAGGCATAGCTGAGAGATCAGTAATTTCCCTGCTTACATCCTGTTGAGGATTTGAGTGTGTCCAAATACAGGGGCACAATCTGAATTGGACCTGGTCTGGATAACCGAATTAGAGCAGTTTCACTTCCCTTTGGCTGTTCAGTTGGCACATCTTATTAAACACTCCTGCAGCATCTGACATGCAAAGCCATCAGCCAGGGGCAACGACGGCGAAGCAGATTAAACACAAAGTGGGTCAAGAGCTCCAAGTACACAAACTGAAGCAGGAGCTGTCACCTGACGCGAACTTCCACAGAAAAGCGAGCGGCTCTCTCCGTTTGCGAACTCAAGTCGCCGCAAGTCGCCCGCGCTTCaggatatttctgttttttcgAAGGCGGACTCGAGGCTCAGCTCCCGCGTCCCTCCCGGCCGTCAGAGTTACCCGCAGGAGCGAGAAGCGGCTGCCGGGGCGGAGCGCAGgcggagggagggaagaggcagggagggagcaggacaCGCACCCGCGCCACCGGGACAACCGAGAGGAACCTCCGAGCGGCCGCTCAAAGGGAAGCGAGCTCTCCGCCGCgcagggagcggggccgggcccggggcgcGCCCGCGGACAGGCCCTGGCACCGCCGGCGCCCCGAGGGAGGCGCTCCGGGGGCAGGGGCAGCGCGCCCGGAACCGCTCCGCCTCGGCCCGCGCctcccgcccccggcccgccggcGGTGGGGGCCGGGCGGGACCTTCCCGCGGAAGCCCCGCGGCCTCGGCGAGCCCCGCGCCGCGAACCCACCGGTGATGGCGGTGAACTGCTGGACCAGCGCCCTCAGCGCCGCGGCGCCCGCCGAACCCCCGGGCGCCGCCATcttgccgccgccgccgccgcaccACAACACACGCGCCGCCGGCCGGCGCGCGCTGCGCATGCGCGGGGCCCGCCCGCGCGCGCGCCCCTTCCCCCGCCCGCCGTGAGGGGCGGGATCCCGGTTGCCGCGGTAACGAGCCCCGCCCCCTCGGCGGGCGGGAGTTGCCATGGCAAcgccctccttcccctccccgcccccgccgcctcTGCGGCTTTCCTGGGAATCCCCCGGAATTCCCGAGCCGTCGTTGCCGAGGGGCACGGGTCTCAGAGGCAGGACCGGCATTCTCAGGACACGCACCCGAGGTTCCCACGTGGATTTACCCCCTCAGAAAGGCCCGCGGCGCAGCGAGGAGCTGGGCAAGCCGCGGGCCGGGCGCAGAGCAGATCCAAGTGCCGTGACCAGAGAGACAGGCAGGAATAACCCTGACCACCAGCACAGGCGGGGGTGACCCGCTGGAGAGCAGCGCTGCGGTGAAGGACCCGGGGGTTCTGATGGGCAACCAGAGCCGGCAGAGTGTCCGGGGGGCAGAAGGGCCAGGGGGGCACTGGGGAACACTGGGAAGAGCACTGCCAGCGGGTGAGGGAGTGGTGCCGTCCCTCCGTCCAGTCCTGTGAGGCACATCTGAAGTgttgtgtccagctctgggctggtgaggagacacatggagctgctggagtagGTCTAGAGGAAGCTGCGGAGATGctgaagggcctggagcatggccctgcccaggaaaggctgggggagctggggctgctcagcctggagaggagccccagctgagaggggcctCAGCCGTGGgggtccctgtgtgcagggagggctctgAGCAGGGCCCAGCAACGGCACCAGAGCCACGGGCAGGAACTGACCCCAGGGAATTCCACCTGCACATGAGGAAGAGCTTTCCTGGGTAGTGccagagggtgtggagtctccctcactggagatgtTCCAgagctttctgcacacaatctGTGCCATgggctctgggatgaccctgctggagcagatggacccactgtggtcccttccagcccagcacaTTCTGGGATTTTGTGAGGGAGGACGTGAGGTGGTCAAGGAAGAGCCTGtctgttccagctcagggagccctgccagggcacccctgCCATCACTGTCAAACAAAGCCAGAAGAGGAAACCCTCGGATCTCCTACCATACCAGGTGTTTCTGATCCCCAGGCTACCTGAAGAAATGTCAGGAAAGGAATGTTTTACTCCTTTCCAGCTTCCTAGCACAGCAGGAATGTGGCTGCCTTGCTGTTGAACACCTTGCCAGTAACACTTGTCAACTCTGTGAGTACCAGAGAAAGCCGAGATTTCCCTAGAATTCTAATAATTGAATACCTCACTGCCATGGGAACAGGTACATCTGTTCCATCTCTTattcccttcctgcctcccaTCCCCACACCAGCTCTGGTCCTCATGGAAGCTACCAAGCCTGTGAAGTATTTGGGGTTTTGGCACTTGTTTTTCCTGGCAGTTGGATGAGCTGAAATTGTTCACGAACAAGGCAAATGAATCACCAGGGCTGAAGGCACGGGAGCAGCAATGAACTGTTACACCAGCCCAGACATCCCAAAACCAGACTCCTGCTTCACCAACACCAGTAAACCAAAGCTGATTTCACCTGCTTCAAAGCTCCTCGATCACAGGGTCAGAAACAAGCTGTTGGTACAGCCGAAATACACCCTCTAACAATGAAGATCTAAAAGAGTAAGGCAAATTGTGTTCTGGTGAAGATTATTGTGCCATGGATATGGTGAGGAATGGGATCATTTGGGGGACCTGAGGGCTTGCAGCACCCCACtttggacagagctgctgctacAGGTGACAGGTTTTATACGTCTTGCAGTTAAGTTTGGGTTTTATCTAACTAATTTTTATCTAATAAAAAGACtaatttttagtctttttttttttccctgaattctgctttgaaaatggggtttgttttttacagGCTTACCCTGATTGGAAAGGCTGAGGGTCACCAGCATGGAAACAGTCAGTagctctgctttaaaaaaacccctttaattAAGCTTTTTACATCATGGGTAAGACAGAAAATAATCCTAACTGTAGTAaggattaaagaaaaacagaccCATATTGAACGAAGGCTTCCAGAACAATggctgaggcagcaggagaaaaatcaaAGGATTTGTCACTGGTAACCTTTTGTAACTCTCAAAAAACATCTCTGAACAgaacatttatatatttatttatttattagccCACCAATGATAAAGACATGcaggctttgggaaaaaaaaaaccaaaaaaaaaaaaccaaaaaaaaaaccaaacaaaacccccaacaattaataaatattaattgttggggtttttgtttggtttttttttttgtctcaagtGTGCTGGTCATGCTTTCTataaaatttggggtttttttaaacttaaaccATCAGAAGATGCTGCTGAAGAAACAAGTCTGTTGGGGATGTCCCAGAACAGAATTAAAGTCATCAATGGGGTtcaaaaaaaggacaaaactcAAACATTTGCTGACTAGCACACACCCTTCAGCAGTGCAGCTGGCACTTGGCTCCATTTCAAACACAGTGCAAAAGTAGCTCTGAAGAAGCAAAGAGAAGCCAAAATATGGCTTCAAAAAACAACAGataaaacagcaagaaaacttCCTCTGCATAGTACGATCTGTTTGCTTCTTCTCCAGCCTCAACTTCCTACAGGCCTCAGCACCTCCACATCTAAATTCCAATTTTTTGGagttattttagttttaaaccCAACAGGAACAGTATTGAGTAGTGCCTCCAGAAATGGAGGGAAAGTTACAGGCAGGCAGGGTGAATCTCTAATTACAGTTATGTCATTACTGACAACTCCAGTTTTCAgttgcttctttcccttttaaCTTTCTCCATTGTACCTGGCTTCTGGAGTACTGTTTTAATCACATTCAAACCGGTTTGAGTATGAAAATTAAACAGCACTAAACATAGTAACACTATTGTACAAGAATAAAGTCGCAGAATGTTAacagtaagaaaacaaaagtatcCTGTTCTTAACAACAATGGGATCTGCAGGAGGGATCTCGGGgaattgaagtgaatgggagccCACGGCCTTGGCATCCATGGAAGATCCTTGGCTTTGGCAGTGGAGAATGACCTGTTCCTCTTTCCTGTGCCCAAGGGAGGGGTGAGCATACGAGAGGGAAAGAGCGGCTGTCTGGTTACACTCGTGTTAATGGGTGTGTGCCAACAATTCAATCCCAGAAACAGCCTAAATTCCAGGAATGTGCTTCAGTTTACAGAACAGTGGTTGTGCTGAGGGAAGCTTCAACCTTGCAGCTGACAGCCAGCTGGGAACACAAACTCATTTTTCACTTGTTTCCTCCATGCAATGTGCATCTTCTCCACGAAAGGCTTCGGATTCTCATTTTCAGATCAGATCATCAGTTATCCTTGTTTTCCAACACTACCAGTATTCATACTCCAAACCATGTGCAAgttagaaaataagaaatgctCCGATTCCTGCAAGAAGTGCTGCAAGTGCTAGAAAATAATATTCAAGaaaagaacaattaaaaaaatgttacattCTGGAGGTGTATGTTACTAAAACTTCTCAGAACACAGCACCGCTGCCCAAAGCGGTTGCCCTCCAAAGCAACCACCCAAAACTGCTTAGGGAAGCTTTGCCTAGCACAGGAGAACATCACCACAGCTCCCATTCACACTCCACCACGTGTCCACAGCTCTGATCTACTCTGCAACAGGGCTTTTAAACATCTGCAGGATTGTCTTTTGCTTGTTCTTAGGCAGTGAACAAATATCATTTGCGTCACTGGTATTAACCACACAATTCAAAACCTTTCCTTCCTTGACGCTGGGGGATTTCACCCGGACCCTGGCAGGGGACTGCCAGTTTTCATTGCAGGAACTTCGCCGAGTCTTGTGGTGATTGGTTTCAGCCTGTGCTTTTGATCCCTTTGAGTCTTTTGCCACCTTGGCGCTTCCCTTCCTGGCAGAAGAGTCTTTCACAGACCGAGGTGGTTTGGTGCGAAGCAGATACTCATCTGGAGAGCCCTTCTGTCGGTTAAGGATCTTTTCCTCCTTGTCGAGCTCcttttgcagctgcagagccagaagcctgtcctgctcctcctgcctgcgCCTTTCATAGAACTCCTGCTCAAAGGCTCTTTGTGTCTGCAACACAAAATCATTCATCTCCTCTCCTTGGTCTTCTGCACCTTCTGAAAAGGTTCTTCTCCGCTTATCAAGCATGCCCAAGTCAATCATGGCATCAGCTGGGGCCTCCAGTAACCTCCTTTTGGGAGTCTCCTTAGAGTTCTGTGGCCTCTCTGGTGTCTCTTCATTCGGGTGTCCAGTCTCCTCCCCGAGACCACGCAACACAGTCTGGCTGTCAGACATCACACAGTTCATTCCTAACTGACCAGAGGTACAAGTTTCATCAGACTTTTCAAGGTTTACCCTCTGGACATGTGTTAAATTGCCACTGTCTGACTCAAttccatcatcatcatctcctTTGGATCTAAAAAGAACTGTCCTAGACCCTTCCCCTTCTGTGGTTCCATGAAGTGCATCTGGAACTTCATCTTCTAAACCATTTGGTCCTGgtgttttttcctgcttgaTGGTGGCAGTTTCACCTGAAGCTGAGGCACTGAAATAGTTCATGCATGATTCCAAAAATGAATCCTTAGCACCAGAATCTTTATTTACACTGGTCAGCTGTGGAGACAGGGTTGGCATTTCCTCTTGCTCATCCTGCAGCAGAGAACTGTTGCCTTCATTGCTGTTGGTCTCCTAAAGAAAAGGGAGACACCACTAATGAAGTACATTTATCAAAAGCCCATGGGTATGAATAAATACCAAACTCACTCCTCATGGCTGCATTGCCCCTGAGTGCTCTGGGGTAGCAACTCAGATActtctctttttaaacaaaCCTAACTGTTcagtaataatgaaaatatttaaagtaacTGCAGAAGCCCAGCTAAAGGACTGAAACCACAACTGCAACATTTTCCTCTTATCAGTGGCTCAGTCCAACTGTGCAAGCCTGCTCATCTGCTCTGGAGGCCTTACAGGAATGATCAGACAGACAGCCACAGAATGATTTAAATCAGGGTGCACCCTCTCCCAGTGGACCCCAGAAATGGGAATCATGAATGCTGAACGTAGCTCAAAAAGGGCAATACAACCTGCCCAGTGCCAATGTGCAAGGGGAATAGAGGACTGGAATCCTACAGGCAAGAGGAAAATATCCCCAAATTACAAACTGTGAAatctataaaaaaattattccagttACCGCAGAGATAGAGttgcttctgcctcttcctgtgGCACTGGAGAATGATGCTGATCCCAGCATACCGTAACTCTTTGGAGACAGatatcttaaaaagaaaatgaaaggataCCCCTTTAAACATTTTGTCCTTGGATTGTCAAGTCTTTTGCATTAGTCAAGATCTTCAGGGTCATTctgacaaacaaaaaccaacaagaaGGCAAGtgcttcccttctcctcctatAAGGAAATGTTTTAAACTTCAACACTTTACATCTGTCCCCAGTTGTCCCGGGAAGCTGGCCTACAGCATTCCAAAGAAGCAAATGGGGCAGAGGGACACTGAAACAGGCCAATAATTAAAGAAACACTTGGCTGAATCCCTTACTTCTGAATGTCTCCGGAGTTGCTTGGTTTGCTCTTTGCCTTGCCCAGGCTCAGTGGGGACGTCTGAAGGGAGAGGCTGTGTGCTGGTGACGGGCTGCCGGGCACGTGTCCCTCGGGATCTTCATTCTTCCAGacaaataaaaacagcattaggtaaaacaaaacacaacctgCAGAAACCTCAGGGGACTACTTTGGTTTTGCTGCAGAATTAGTTACTTTTGTCCAAAGAATTCTAGAACTGTGAGTAAGGGATGGTTATGGAGAAAGAAATGTTACCTGTTCAGTACACCTTCCTGAGGGACAGGAGGCTTTGCTCAAATAAGTACATAGGTTTCATCATTGGGTAGCAAAAATTCAACTaagcaaaacaaattaataaaacaaaaaaagcctccAAAAGGTAAGGTACATTTTCACTGCACGTTCCTTTCTTCCAGTGCAGGTTacagatattaatttttttccaaagtaggatttttaaaaatggtctCATGCACCTTCCTGGATCCACTGAGGACAGGAGGCTTTGCACAAATAAGCACACAGGTTTCATCATTGGGTAGCAAAAATTCAGCTaagcaaaacaaattaataaaacaaaaaaagcctccAAAAGGTACATTTTCACTGTATGTTCCTTTCTTCCAGTGCAGGTTacagatgttaatttttttccaaagtaggatttttaaaatcatgagTAAAAGGAAGCATACAACAGAAAACcaatgtttaaaatgtttcacaATGAAAACATGCAGCACACATGCTGGATTTCAAGTGTGTATTACACAGGCTTCACCCTCCCCCTggcttttcaaaaattaatgaTCAATCAAGGCTTTAAAGTACTGGGGGGTGACAACAGCttctaacaacaacaaaaataaatttaaactaTTACGAACTTAAACATTTGCTCTCAGAAGTCCAAGTTGCTTACACTATATTGACACTCGATCCTAACTCACCAGACTGTTACTGAGCTGCCAGGCCAGCTCCTCATCTtgcttcagctgcttttccatctcCCTCCGTCTCTCTTCTGCCAACCtttgctcctcctcctcctctgccagcagccgCTGGATGTACTCCTCACTCGCTTTGTTCTCCTCCTGTTCGTGCGCTCGCCTTTCTGCCTCCACCTAAACCAGATGTTTGGAAAAACTCCACCTGGTTACTCCTGCAGGGCCACACTTCACACCAGCACCTCTGAGATGACACTCCTTAAACGTGAAGCATTCACTCTTCACAAAATACAGCAGTCTCAAAGATGTAAGAATCACAAGGATACTGTGTACAGAGCCTTGGGTTTGACCATAGGGAAAAACCTTGTGGTTTCTTTAAGGTCATACCATTAACCTTGCTAACCTGTAAGGTTAAACTCCATTCCCTACCTTTTCAAAGTGTTAGTAACAAAAACTAAGATCTCCAAACACATTGATCTACAGAGAAACTGGGATTagaattttttctaaagctgaaTGTCAGCTATCCCACAGTACTTGCTCCCACAGCACCTGCTTTTATCATTTTATCTCCCAAAGAAGGCACAACTGTCTTTTAGGAGAGTGCTGCTCTCTTGAAACACACAAAATCCAAAACAGCAGGCCAGGAATTTCAGATGTGCCTTCCTTACAGCAGACATGCTGAGAGATCAGTTACCAGCAACTCCAGGAGGAGAGCAAAGTACTTCAAGAATAAAGCTTTCTTTGGAAATTTCCCCCAGACCTCTGCTTCAGGTGCTCCTGTAATCACCAGTGAGGGGATCTCAGGGAAAGGCGCATTCCCCCATATATTTTCCAACTCTAATTCTCAATACTACTGTGTCTGAATTGGAGGAAGGATCCTTAAATAGGACAAAGTTgagaattatttaaaatctttactGACTTTTAAATGAGCACAGGTaacagaaagaacaaagaagaaaagtgctGTAGGTTCATTACTGAAGGTTATCTAATTGCGGTTCTTACTTGGAGGGAAATCAAGAAgacaaatacaaaaccaaagCCCAAACAGTTCCAAATTTCTACATTTGCTACTTTTACATACATTGACTGAGAGATGAGGTAGGAGGCATGGATCAAGAAAACCTTAGAAATGTCACCTCAtgtcatttagaaaaaaataccttccaTCAACTTAATTCATGATTCAGGAGTGACCAGTATGTtcttgcagctgcagcaccctTTTAAGTatctttattattaaataaaattacagctGTTTGTGGGAACAATTCAAATAACTGTATACAAAGCATTTATGTTTGTTAGACGTATTTTTAGACTTACCTTACTAATCTCTGCTTCATATTCCTGCCTGA
The sequence above is drawn from the Hirundo rustica isolate bHirRus1 chromosome 10, bHirRus1.pri.v3, whole genome shotgun sequence genome and encodes:
- the RNF168 gene encoding E3 ubiquitin-protein ligase RNF168; amino-acid sequence: MSKKSKAPLSLSDCLCQICMEIFVEPVTLPCSHTLCNSCFQMTVEKASLCCPFCRRRVSSWARYNTRRNTLINWELWEKIQKNYPKECEQRINGQDLDEEICVPKPQHQLCKPGELRQEYEAEISKVEAERRAHEQEENKASEEYIQRLLAEEEEEQRLAEERRREMEKQLKQDEELAWQLSNSLNEDPEGHVPGSPSPAHSLSLQTSPLSLGKAKSKPSNSGDIQKYLSPKSYGMLGSASFSSATGRGRSNSISAETNSNEGNSSLLQDEQEEMPTLSPQLTSVNKDSGAKDSFLESCMNYFSASASGETATIKQEKTPGPNGLEDEVPDALHGTTEGEGSRTVLFRSKGDDDDGIESDSGNLTHVQRVNLEKSDETCTSGQLGMNCVMSDSQTVLRGLGEETGHPNEETPERPQNSKETPKRRLLEAPADAMIDLGMLDKRRRTFSEGAEDQGEEMNDFVLQTQRAFEQEFYERRRQEEQDRLLALQLQKELDKEEKILNRQKGSPDEYLLRTKPPRSVKDSSARKGSAKVAKDSKGSKAQAETNHHKTRRSSCNENWQSPARVRVKSPSVKEGKVLNCVVNTSDANDICSLPKNKQKTILQMFKSPVAE